Proteins encoded within one genomic window of Bradyrhizobium sp. AZCC 1719:
- a CDS encoding ABC transporter substrate-binding protein, whose amino-acid sequence MFHIMRWKRPTIATALSVLALSAALTSIGPTSQATAASKKTITAVMHSDLRVLDPGFTTAYITRDHGYMIYDTLLATDSNFKVQPQMADWKVSDDKLTYTFTLRDGLKWHDGAPVTAEDCVASLKRWGRNDNMGQKLMDFTASIEPIDAKSFALKLKEPYGLVLESIGKPSSYTPFMMPKRLAETPAGQQIKEHIGSGPFKFVQSEFQPGVKAAYEKNPDYVPRKEPPSWTAGGKVAKVDRVEWITMPDAQTAVNALQSGDIDFMENPSFDLLPVVKANKDIKIEILNKLGFQTLGRMNFLLPPFDNVKVRRAALLAMNQKDVLDALVGNPEYYKICGAYFVCGTPLATDEGAGNLTKAGSMAEAKKALAESGYDGTPIVIMAPGDVVTLKAQPIVAAQLLRDAGFKVDLQATDWQTVVTRRASQKPTKEGGWNMFFTNWVGADVMNPIANASIGGRGTKGGWFGWAESAKIEELKDKFARATSPDEQKKIAAEIQKEAYEQVIYVPLGQYLAPSAWRKSLTGVLDGPATPVFWNIDKSE is encoded by the coding sequence ATGTTCCACATCATGCGTTGGAAACGTCCCACGATAGCGACTGCGTTGTCGGTGCTTGCGCTGTCGGCGGCGCTGACGTCGATAGGCCCGACCTCGCAGGCCACGGCCGCCAGCAAGAAGACCATCACCGCGGTGATGCACTCCGATCTGCGCGTTCTCGATCCCGGCTTCACCACCGCCTACATCACCCGCGATCATGGCTACATGATCTACGATACGCTGCTGGCGACCGATTCCAATTTCAAGGTCCAGCCCCAGATGGCGGACTGGAAAGTCAGCGATGACAAGCTGACTTATACGTTCACCTTGCGCGATGGCTTGAAGTGGCACGATGGTGCGCCGGTGACGGCGGAAGACTGCGTCGCCTCTCTGAAGCGCTGGGGCCGCAACGACAATATGGGCCAGAAGCTGATGGATTTCACCGCCAGCATCGAGCCGATCGACGCCAAGAGCTTTGCGTTGAAACTGAAGGAGCCCTACGGCCTGGTGCTGGAATCGATCGGCAAGCCGTCGTCCTATACGCCGTTCATGATGCCCAAGCGGCTCGCGGAAACGCCGGCTGGTCAGCAGATCAAGGAACATATCGGATCCGGCCCGTTCAAATTCGTGCAGTCGGAATTCCAGCCGGGCGTGAAGGCGGCCTATGAAAAGAACCCGGACTACGTGCCGCGCAAGGAGCCGCCGAGCTGGACCGCCGGCGGCAAGGTCGCGAAGGTCGATCGCGTCGAATGGATCACCATGCCGGATGCGCAGACCGCGGTGAACGCATTGCAGTCCGGCGATATCGACTTCATGGAAAATCCGTCGTTCGATCTGTTGCCCGTGGTGAAAGCCAACAAGGACATCAAGATCGAGATTTTGAACAAGCTCGGCTTCCAGACGCTCGGCCGGATGAACTTCCTCCTTCCGCCCTTCGATAACGTCAAGGTTCGCCGCGCCGCGCTGCTGGCGATGAACCAGAAGGACGTTCTGGACGCGCTGGTCGGCAACCCCGAATATTACAAGATCTGCGGTGCCTACTTCGTCTGCGGCACGCCGCTGGCGACCGACGAGGGCGCCGGAAATCTGACCAAGGCCGGCAGCATGGCGGAAGCCAAGAAGGCGCTCGCCGAGTCCGGTTACGATGGCACCCCGATCGTGATCATGGCGCCGGGCGACGTCGTCACGCTGAAGGCGCAGCCGATCGTCGCGGCCCAACTGTTGCGCGACGCCGGCTTCAAGGTCGACCTGCAGGCCACCGACTGGCAGACCGTCGTCACACGCCGCGCCAGCCAGAAGCCCACGAAGGAGGGCGGCTGGAACATGTTTTTCACCAACTGGGTCGGCGCCGACGTGATGAACCCGATCGCCAACGCGTCGATCGGCGGCCGCGGCACCAAGGGCGGCTGGTTCGGTTGGGCGGAAAGCGCCAAGATCGAGGAGTTGAAGGACAAGTTCGCGCGCGCGACCTCGCCGGACGAGCAGAAGAAAATCGCTGCCGAAATCCAGAAGGAAGCCTATGAGCAGGTGATCTACGTTCCGCTCGGCCAATATCTCGCGCCGAGCGCGTGGCGGAAGTCGCTTACCGGTGTGCTCGATGGCCCGGCGACGCCGGTCTTCTGGAACATTGACAAGAGCGAGTAA